A single Amphiura filiformis chromosome 8, Afil_fr2py, whole genome shotgun sequence DNA region contains:
- the LOC140159590 gene encoding uncharacterized protein has product MIDHRIAVINLLKMGVSPAIVEWVIDFLSSRKQRVKYTSKPCSEWVTLSGGVPQGTNMGPITFLAMINYALNDVQHTNNRVWKYVDDLTIGENRAYSDDSAIQENLDALTEWSKSNKLKLNPSKCQAMQVYFGKKATPHVDLSIDDKKIAVVEKVKLLGVMIQNNLCWDDQVDSMYVKANRKLFMLRKLKEASLSPEELLLVYKGYPALF; this is encoded by the coding sequence ATGATAGACCACAGAATTGCTGTCATCAATTTGTTGAAGATGGGCGTCTCCCCTGCAATTGTGGAGTGGGTGATTGACTTCCTTTCCTCCCGTAAGCAAAGGGTTAAGTACACTAGCAAACCTTGTTCTGAATGGGTTACTCTCTCTGGAGGTGTTCCACAAGGTACCAACATGGGACCTATTACCTTTCTTGCCATGATCAACTATGCATTGAATGATGTCCAGCATACAAACAACAGAGTCTGGAAATACGTTGATGACCTGACAATAGGTGAAAATCGGGCATATAGTGATGATAGTGCAATCCAAGAGAATCTTGATGCCCTCACTGAGTGGTCTAAGAGCAATAAATTGAAGTTGAACCCTTCAAAATGTCAGGCCATGCAAGTTTATTTTGGTAAGAAGGCTACCCCACATGTTGATCTGTCCATTGATGATAAAAAAATAGCTGTTGTTGAGAAGGTTAAACTCCTGGGTGTTATGATCCAAAACAATTTATGTTGGGATGATCAAGTTGATTCAATGTATGTGAAGGCCAATCGTAAACTCTTCATGCTCCGTAAACTGAAGGAAGCATCTCTCTCACCCGAGGAGTTGTTATTGGTGTACAAGGGGTACCCCGCCCTGTTTTAG
- the LOC140159139 gene encoding LOW QUALITY PROTEIN: DET1 homolog (The sequence of the model RefSeq protein was modified relative to this genomic sequence to represent the inferred CDS: deleted 1 base in 1 codon): MKTDHVSCGSAVLNGVELPDTIKPRQIQNQNIVYRLRQRETHRCKPGTQFHVARTFHQNIFPNFTVVNVEKPPCFLRKFSPDGQYFIAFSSDQTSLEIYRFQGPAAAGDLLQSLSKHSSADVAIDQEAQHIKGQLFHRFFARHHTVNVAPDGEHLNRECSLFTDDGRYVIVGSAIYVPEDPMPPFYDRYRNNESVSPSQRSPLEDYSLHLVDLQAGILCDTRNFKCDKIFLSHNQGLYLYKNILAVLSVQQQTIHIFQVTPDGSFIDVRTIGRFCYEDDALILATPQPASDRPYSDKSINSLKHRLLVFLWNKAQQKGTPTAMRQFFQYYEYFRWLRMWKMQLLDENHLLIKYASEDVVLLRIQDPNSQPSFFIVYNMVSTKVVAVFENTSEGLLELFENFCDLFRNATLHAPAQFTCSASSNIYARQIQRRFKHTIINAKYGGHTEAVKRLLAQLPISSQSYSSSPYLDLSLFSYDDKWVSVMERPKACSDHPIRFYSRDSGILKFKIHAGVVGRPSPPIARKLVAFTFHPYEPFAISVQRTNTEYVVNFHVRHQPVPGHRSNKK, encoded by the exons ATGAAAACCGATCACGTAAGCTGCGGCTCGGCAGTTCTGAATGGTGTGGAGCTACCTGATACTATCAAACCCCGCCAGATTCAGAATCAAAACATTGTCTACCGTTTGAGACAAAGGGAGACGCACAGGTGTAAACCCGGCACACAGTTTCATGTGGCACGAACTTTCCACCAGAACATCTTCCCAAACTTCACCGTAGTCAACGTGGAGAAACCACCATGTTTTCTCAGGAAGTTCTCTCCGGATGGGCAATACTTCATCGCATTCTCTTCAGATCAGACCTCCTTAGAGATATACCGCTTCCAAGGCCCTGCAGCAGCTGGGGACCTGCTGCAGAGTTTATCCAAGCACTCTTCAGCTGATGTTGCGATAGATCAAGAAGCGCAACACATAAAAGGACAACTTTTCCATAGATTC TTCGCTCGTCATCACACGGTCAACGTCGCTCCAGATGGAGAGCATCTCAATCGCGAGTGTAGCCTTTTTACCGATGATGGTCGTTATGTAATTGTTGGATCTGCCATATATGTACCCGAAGATCCCATGCCTCCATTCTACGATAGATACCGCAATAATGAATCTGTCTCGCCAAGTCAACGTTCCCCACTGGAGGACTACTCGCTCCATCTAGTAGACCTGCAAGCAGGAATACTCTGTGACACAAGAAATTTCAAATGTGACAAGATCTTCTTGTCACACAATCAAGGCCTTTATCTGTACAAAAATATCCTGGCGGTATTGTCCGTCCAGCAACAGACCATCCACATATTTCAAGTGACTCCGGATGGAAGTTTTATAGATGTGAGAACAATCGGAAGATTTTGTTACGAGGACGATGCATTGATTCTTGCCACTCCACAACCAGCATCTGACAGACCTTACAGCGACAAAAGCATCAACTCCCTTAAGCACCGACTTCTTGTGTTTCTGTGGAACAAAGCACAACAGAAAGGAACGCCTACAGCAATGAGACAATTCTTCCAATATTACGAGTACTTCCGCTGGCTTAGAATGTGGAAGATGCAGCTACTGGACGAGAACCATCTCTTAATAAAGTACGCTAGCGAAGATGTCGTTCTGCTGCGGATACAAGATCCGAACTCCCAGCCTTCCTTCTTCATAGTGTACAACATGGTATCCACAAAAGTGGTCGCAGTGTTCGAAAATACATCGGAAGGTCTGCTGGAACTGTTTGAGAACTTCTGCGACTTATTCCGCAATGCAACTCTCCATGCCCCCGCCCAGTTCACCTGCTCAGCTTCCAGCAATATCTACGCCAGACAGATTCAGAGACGCTTCAAACACACCATAATCAATGCTAAGTATGGTGGGCACACCGAGGCGGTGAAGAGACTGTTGGCCCAGCTCCCCATTAGTTCACAGTCCTACAGCAGCAGCCCATATTTAGATCTGTCTCTGTTTAGCTATGATGATAAATGGGTGTCGGTAATGGAAAGACCCAAAGCCTGCAGCGATCATCCTATCAG GTTCTATTCTCGTGATTCAGGGATTCTCAAGTTCAAGATCCACGCTGGGGTTGTCGGACGTCCATCTCCACCCATCGCCCGCAAATTAGTTGCATTCACCTTCCATCCTTATGAGCCTTTTGCCATCTCTGTGCAACGTACCAACACCGAATATGTGGTGAATTTCCATGTGAGACATCAACCTGTACCAGGTCACAGGTCAAATAAGAAATAA